Genomic window (Sediminispirochaeta smaragdinae DSM 11293):
CGCCGAAGAGGTAGAGGCCTACTGGCGGGGCTGCCTGGCAGGTACCGGGGTGGAAAAGCCGAGCAGGGTCGGTTATTCTTTCGGCCTTGCCTACGTCCCTGATTGGGGCGAGCATACCGTAAGCCTTCGCCCGGGAGACAAGAGTGTTCTTGAGCCGGGGATGACCATCCACTTTATGCCCGGTATCTGGCTGGATACCTACGGCTTCGAATGCTCGGAACCCTTCTTGGTTACCGATTCCGGCTGCGAGAAATTGGTGAACTTTCCCGAGAGGCTCTTTACAAAGGAAGGGTGATTGTATACATATGCAGAATATGATTGTGTGTAAATTCGGCGGAACATCCATGGCGGATGCCGCTCAGATGAGAAAGGTTAAATCGATTATCGATCTTGATCGAGACCGGCGGGTTGTGGTCGTGTCTGCCCCGGGAAAGCGCAGCAAAGATGATGAGAAAATCACCGATCTGCTCTATTCCTGCCATAAGGCCGCTTCCGATGGAAAGGCGATTGCCCCCTATTTTTCCGTAATACGGGAGCGAATTCTTGCTATCTGCAAGGAGCTTTCGGTTGTTTCCGACATGGCCTCCCGTCTCGATGAGATCGAAGAGAAGATAAGCTCCGGAGCAAGTGCCGATTATGCGGCAAGCCGGGGAGAGTATCTTTCGGGGTTGATGATGGCAGGCGTCCTGGATGCCACCTTTGTCGATCCTGAAGAGGTGGTGCGGCTGACCGCCGACGGCAGGGTTGATGATGCCACCTATCCAATGGTTGCCGAGGCAATGAAGGGGCCCGGTCGCTATGTCATACCCGGTTTCTTCGGATCGACTTCCGACGGTAAGGTGAAAACCTTCAGCAGGGGCGGTTCGGACATCTCCGGCGCCATTGCCGCCCGTGCGGTGGATGCAAAGCGCTACGAGAACTGGACCGATGTTTCGGGGATTCTCATGGCCGATCCGAGGATCGTTGATACGCCTCCTACCATCACGGAGATCACCTATCGGGAGGTTCGCGAGCTTGCAAGTATCGGAGCCTCGGTCTTTCACGAAGAGGCGATCGCTCCGGTACGCAGCGTCGGTGTTCCCATCAATGTTCGCAATACCAATGATCCCCAGGCCCCCGGTACCATGATCCTTCCTTCCCGGGATACGGCGAAACGGGCCGTTGTCGGAGTCTCCGGCAAAAAGTCCTATCGAAACCTCTATGTTGAGAAACTGATGCTTGACCGCTACCCTGGCTTTCGACAGGAGCTTCTTACGCTCCTTCAGGAGCGGGGTATTGTCCCTGAATTTGAGTCCAAGGGTTTCGATAGCCTTAGCTTCCTTATCCCCGAGGCCTACGTAGAGAACGACAATGCGGTGCTTGAGGCAATCAGGGCAAATCTTGACCCCGATGAGGTGGCGTTCAGGCCTTCTCTCGCCCTCCTTGGTGTGGTCGGCGAAGGCATCCTGGAAAAGGCAGGCATTGCAGCCTCCTATTTCCTTGCTTTGCAGAAGGCGAATATCAATGTGCGTTTTATCAACTACGGTGGTTCGGAGATAAGCCTTTTAATCGGTGTCGATGCCGATCGCTATAGGGAAGCTCTCCGGGCTTTGGTCGAAGCTGCTGTTTAATGGTGGCAGTTGTGTGTGCAGGGCGTGAAGCGCTGAGCCCCTGGAAGGCTTACAGATAGCGCTTGACGTCCCTGCCGATAACGTTGGCAATGAGTTCGATCTGATCTTTGACGGGGCTGGAATTGATCTTGCTGAAAAGGACCTCTTCAATCTGAAAGAAACCGACCGAAGCGCTCATCTCTACTGCAATTCTGATCGGCTTTTCTTCTCCCTTTTTAATTTTTACCTTTTCGATGGCCGAGGCGCTGTATTTGTGAATGTCCCCCACATGGCTTTCGGTGTTCATGCTCATGGGGATTCTCGCCCGACCCTTTTCCATATCGCATCCGTCGGCTATGAGGATAATACCAGCTTCTTTTGAGTGAATCTTTTGCTGGGCCATGTGTCCGACGATCCCCTCAAGGGCAACCGACTTGGTTATCACCCTTCGCACCGGATCGTTTGGGTAGAGCTTTTGGGTGATGGCATCGATATACGGCGCAGCAATGATCATCGAGGAATGCTCGTGGTCCTGTCGTCCGATGGTCATACCGACATCATGGAGAAAGGCCGCCAGCAGTACCCCCACGCTGCTCTCTTCAAAGCTTCCGACCTCATCCTCTTCGAGGGAAAGCTTTACATTCGCTTCCTTAAGCAGGTTCATCATGGTTAAGGCATTTAAAGCTACTTTACGCATGTGGACCGGACCGTGGTCGTTAAAGTGGAGCCTTCGAATCGAAACTGTATTTGCGTATTCCTGCATGGCATGGATTTCCTCATCCTCGATAAGCAGTTGTAACGTTTCTTTTGCCTTCCCTTCCGTCATGGCAAGAAGCTTTCGGTCGAGGGCACGCTCCTTTGGTGATTTTTCATTTCGTTTAACTTCGTTCATACTGCTAATATACTCAATTCAGAGTAGATCCGTCAGAAAAAGGGGAGGATTACATGGATTTTAAACGTTTAAGAAGCTGACGTTGGAGAGAAGCATGAATATAGCGGTGCAGCTGCATATTGGTTGCGTGATCGGGGGAGTCAAACATTGCGACGAGAAGAATCGTACCATCCGGAAGCTTTCTTCTTAGGGTAATCGTCCCCTTCAATCCCTCGATGGCTTCTCCGATTTCCATGGTAAAGGAGTCGATCCTGGCGCCGGCAGGCAGGAGCCTTCCTTCTTCCAGGACAAAGGAGACTCCTGCCGCACTGATGTCGGAAATCGTTCCTGTGTATATGTTTCCCCCGGAAGTAATGCGCAAGGGGGAAATTGACTGGCTATTTGTTCCAAAACGAACGTATCTGCGTTGGCCTTTTGCTCCGCTTTCTTCGAGAAAGGTGAGAAAGGCAGAGACCGCCTTTGCTGGTGTTTCGGAGAGTGCGATCCTATCGAATTGCGCAGGAGAATGGTGTTTCGTATGAGGGTTGAGAAGAAAAATTTCAATCTGCTGCTGGTGAAGCATCGTTTGTTGTCGACGTGCTTCCTGCTCCAAAGCAGAAAATTCCTCGGTAAGGACGGTATCTTCGTGGATAAACACAAGAGAGTTTGGATATCCGGTAATCAGGCGGATACCCTCCCGTCCCTTCGAAAGCGTATAAATTTCGTATTCCGCAACAATCGCAGCTTCGACAAGACGTTGGTGAAAGATCCCTTCCGGGAAAAAGTAAAAAATTTTACGTCCTGTTCCTATTCCTGTCATTGCTTCACCTCGTTTTTACTCTCTTGGAAAAAGGAGACCACCGCTCCGTTCTTTTCCTGCTGTTTGAGCCGATCGAGATAGCCACTCTCTTCGCTTCTGATTTCCGTATCTCGTACATGCGGAAGCCTCTTCAAAAGTACTTTTCCCGTCATCGGATCCAGAATGATTTTTCTCGCCTGATTCCCTCCCACATCGGAACTGATGATTCGTATCTTCTCCAATTCAAGGTAATTAAAGGCAAAATCGATATTGGCCCTACTGATGGATAGGGCTTCGCTTCTGGTCGTGGCAAGCACCATGGCACCGCCGAAAACCTTGGCGACCAGTTGATTCTTCTCCGAACCCATTTTCATCAACGCATTGATCAAAAGCTCCATGGCGTTCATGCCGTATTTACCGTTCTCATCGAGATAGAAAACCCTTTTCGGCTCACCCGGAAGCATAAAATGGTTCATTCCTGCCTGCTGCTTTCGGAGATCCCAGAGCACGACCGAAACACAGGAACCAAGGACCGTAGAGATTAGGATCGATTCGCCTGTTGCATGGAAGTCGCCGGGATGCAGAAAGGCAACATCCTTTCCTAAGCTATGGTTATGAAGCAGATGCACAAAGTGCTCCCTTAAAAAAAGGTAATCTCTCCGCCGGCGCTTCCCTCTTCAACTTCAAAACCTCCGATCTTACCGGCTACTTTCTTATGTTCGAGGATGGTGAATCGCTTGATGATGTTCTGAAAACGTTCGCTTCGAATGTTCCAGTCCGTAAGCCCATTTCGTGCCAGTTCTTTTTGGAATTGCTTATCAAAAAGTTCCTCAATTTCGCCAAGCAAATTGGTGCTTTGTGCCAGCTCCTGTCTACATTCCGAAAGCTTTTCAAGCAGCTCTTCTGTTTCCTGGTATGTTTGGATGAACCCACTACCGAAGGCCGAGAAATTTTCTATAACTGCTTCGATTCCATGAACCGTTGAGTTGGCATCTTCAGCGATAAATGCCATGTCATGCTGGAAATTATCGGCGAAACTTGCCTCACTTTTATACATTTCCCGATAGAAAAGAAGTGACTCCTGGGTCCGTTTAAAGAATTTATGGATGCTTTGAAGTGCATTTTCAACGGTCGAGTCGATAAAATGGGTGAGATTAGACATCTCTTCGACGGTCGCTTCCATCGATTCGAGAGCCTGCTGTTTCGCTACTTCTATTTTTGACGCCACATTGACATTCTGGAATTGTCCTACAAGCTCGGAAAAATCGATAAAACTCTGCTGAAGAGCCTCGACTTTTTGCATGAGATTTTCACTTCGCGAGGTGATTTCCACCTTCATATCAAGAGAGGATGTAACACTCTTGCGGATTTTTACTATGGATGCTTCCGCTTCGTTGAAGTAGGAAGAGAGAGAAGCCCCGTGGCGATAATCCCGCACTTTTTGTTCAATGGAGGACATGACTCCGCCTATCCTTTCCGTCTCTCCCTTGAAAAGATTATAACTTTGGCGAATCTGCTCGGATACATCATTAATAAGATCGGAACAGAGACGCGGAATGGTTCGGAGAAAGACCAACTCGTCCAAAAGTTCCTCAATGGTCTCTTGTCCGATAGGCTCTTCTTCTATTTTCAACTCCCTGAGGGCAAGAACAACATGATCGAGAGACTGACGGATGATGTCCTGATGTTGGACCTGCTGCATGATGGTGGTAAGGGGGTCCCATATGGTTTTCGATTCTTCGATAATATCCTTGAGAAAATCGATTGCCCCATCCGTAGCATTTCCCGCCTTCTGAAAACCCGTATCGACAAAGCTGCCGAAATCCTGTAGCAGCTTTGTTTGCACCTCTTCGACCTTTTCCATTGCGGAAAGGAAGTTTGAAAATGCTTCGTCTATCTCCTTGCCCTCGGCGGTAAGCTCTTCGGTATATACGATTGAACGAGCTGAAATGCGTTTAAGCTCTTCAGTGATGAAGCTGAAGGCTCCTCCTGCCTTTCCTGCTTTGATTGCAACGGTCATCGCATTTAAACTAATCAGCTCCATCGACTCCGAACTTTCCCGAATATCCGAAATTCGATAGTCCAGCTCCCTGACCACCTCGATCTCTTTGCGGAGGCTCTCCAGCAGCTGATCGTCCCGTAGATGAAGGGTATTGAAAGAATCCGAAGCCTCACGAAGTACCGCTTTTGTTTTTGCCAGAAGAGATGATGCCGAGGCCGTATTGCGAAAAGTCGCCGTCTTGGTTTTGAGGCTTTCTACCTGTAGCTCCGAGGTATTTCTTCCCTTTTCCAGCTCAGAAGAAAGCTTCGGAAAGATTCCGGCAATACCGTCGAATATGATCTCGGTATTTTTGATCACTCCGTCTATCTGTGCCGCGATATCCGTAGGAGATGTTTCGATACTCTGTTCCATTGCCTTTAGTATAGTTAAGCTCTTACGCGTGTGCAAGAAAAACGGCCGTCGCGGTTGTTCGTGACGGCCGTTTTATCTCTGATTTCAGAAAGTTTTTCTCTATTCTTCCTTTCTGATGGTGTTTTCGGTTTCAAGATCAAAAAAGTTGGCTTTTTCATAATTGGGGGTAAAAAAGATTTGCTGACCAACCTTTACTGCAATGTCCGGATCAAGTTTTGCAATCAGCTGATGCTTCTGAGTGTTGACCCACACTTGAGTTTCGGCGCCAAGGGGTTCAATGACACCAATTTCACCCTTGATCGTTATGCCGGCTTTTTCCTCTGTTTCGTAGGCAAGGTCTTCCGGTCTGATTCCGAAAACAACCTCTTTTCCAACATATCCCTTTTCTCTGAGCAGATCGGCATAGAGACCTTTGATCTCAGCCTTGAAATCAGCCTCTTCCATCAGCAATTTCTTGCCTTCTTCCACAATCTTAACGGTCATGAAGTTCATGGGAGGTGATCCGATGAAGCCTGCGACAAACCTGTTGGCGGGTTTGTTGTAAAGGGTCAGCGGGTTTCCAATCTGCTGAATGATACCATTTTTCATGACGACGATTTTATCGGCCATGGTCATTGCTTCCACCTGGTCGTGGGTAACATAGATCATCGTTGCCTTTAGCCTGTGGTGGAGGCCCGAAATTTCCGCCCTCATCTGAACCCTCAACTTGGCATCGAGGTTGGAAAGAGGCTCGTCGAAAAGGAAAACCTTAGGCTGACGGACGATTGCACGTCCGACAGCGACACGCTGACGCTGACCACCGGAGAGGGCCTTCGGCTTCCTGTCTAGCAGTTCCTCGATATCGAGGATTCTGGCCGCTTCCCTAACACGTTTTTCGATCTCGGCCTTATCGAATTTCCTGATTTTGAGACCGAATGCCATGTTGTCATATACACTCATATGGGGATAAAGAGCATAGTTCTGAAATACCATTGCGATGTCCCGATCTTTCGGCGGCACATCGTTTACCTGCTTCCCATCGATGTAGAGTTCACCTTCGGTAATGTCCTCCAAACCGGCGATCATGCGGAGCGTTGTTGATTTTCCGCAACCGGATGGTCCGACGAGAACGACAAATTCCCTGTCTTGAATGTCGATATTGGCATTGTCGACGGCCCTGACACCGCCTTCGTAGACCTTGCCGATACCCTTCAGCTGTACTGTAGCCATAGAATACCTCCAAATTATCTTATGGGTAACAGAGTATTATGCTTTTAGCGAGCTGTCAATGAAAGTTTCCCCTTTACTCATTGTAACGGCTTTTGTCGATACCAGGTCTCCAACCGTTCGGAAAGATCGGGGATTTGGTCGGGATCGTCGGCCGAAGCCTTTTCCAGAAGCCAGGGAATGATGACATCTTTCCTCATGGCGTTCCACCTGGAAGGAAGGGGTAGGGGAAAACTGAGATAATTTTCGGGGGGAATGTGCCCCACCAGAGAAGGAAAGTACTGGGGAATGATCTCTTCATTAATAGATGACAATGAGGAGAAGCCGTCGGCGATGCCGAAGGTCCTCATTCGCTTAAACTGGCTGGATTCAAGGAGTTTTTTCTGCGTATCACTTTGAAAAAACCAGAGAAGAAAGGCACCTGCAGCCGGCCGGGCCACTGCGGCGTTGGGAATTCCAATGAAAAGTATATCGTCGTTGACCGGTATAAGGTCGTTCTTGGCCATCCACCGGAAATCAAGGGCACTTCGTTTTTCCGGGGCCAGGTGGAAGAAATTTTGCAGGGTCGAATAGGTAAAAAGGATTCGACCGTCGGACAACAGCTTAATCGGCGGATCGTAAAGAAAGGTGTCGATGAATTGCTGTTCCAGTTCCAACCCCTGGTTGACGGTAGTGATCCATTCTCTGATAAAGGCGATCGCCTGATCCAGGGCCTCCTGATTCCACGTCACCTGTCCCGTTTTTTCTGCTTCTGTAAAATTGGTCTGGAAGAGAGCGGTTTTCTCATACAGCACTTCAGGATCCCATCGCGGGGAGAATCCCATGCGGTTGAATCGGCCGTCTTTGATGACGTTATATGCGGCACTTTCTTCCTGGATGCTTTCCAAATTGAGACTGAATTGCTGATTGCCGCTTCTCGAACTTTTCAAAAACGCGAGGGCGGGAAGATCGAAACTCACCGGGAGCAGTATTTGCTGCCCTACCGAATTTTCCCCACGCGAAAGAAGGTCTTGGTAGAAAAGGGATCGGTCCAGAAGCGGGAGGTTTGTTCGCCTCTCCGCATTCCTTTTCTCCGTTGCAAAAAGGGATGCAAGAGAGGAGAACCGCTGTATGGTTTTTTCGTTGTTGAGATAAGCACCGGCAACCAGATCGGGAACTAGTTCCTGCATATTGGTATCGATCTTCCCTTCTTCAATTTCCCGTGCAGGCTCGTTTTTGTAGACCACCTCGATTTGGTAGAGTTCCTGCGATGCGTTAAAGAGCTCGGCATAGGCGGCGAATTCGGGGCGGTTTGTCCAAAGTATCGCCGTAGTTGGGAACCGATTGGGGTTCTTATACCAGAGAAAGAATATTGCCGAGGCCAAAAGCAGAAACACAAGGGTCAGCATGATGATAAGATGTTTATGTACGTTTCCCGAGAATCCCATGAAGGCAACTCTACGTGGAGGCGGACGCCTTGTCAATTGCCGACTCTCCTGTGATAATGAATCGGTGATCAAAAGATTTTATCGCTATAGTTCCTATCTGAAGGATCGGTATAAAGAAGCCGTCTACAGGATCGGTATTGATGCGGGATTCGGATGCCCCAACAGAACTCCGGACGGCAGAGGGGGCTGCTTTTATTGTGACGAAGCTGGTTCTCGGGCCGCCTATCAGGAAACTAATGAGCCACACTCCTGCTTGCGTTCCGCATCAGGGCCGGACCCCGATGATCCTTATTGGCAAACATGGATGAAGAAGCAGATCGATGAAGGAGGGGCTTTCCT
Coding sequences:
- a CDS encoding PilZ domain-containing protein, which codes for MTGIGTGRKIFYFFPEGIFHQRLVEAAIVAEYEIYTLSKGREGIRLITGYPNSLVFIHEDTVLTEEFSALEQEARRQQTMLHQQQIEIFLLNPHTKHHSPAQFDRIALSETPAKAVSAFLTFLEESGAKGQRRYVRFGTNSQSISPLRITSGGNIYTGTISDISAAGVSFVLEEGRLLPAGARIDSFTMEIGEAIEGLKGTITLRRKLPDGTILLVAMFDSPDHATNMQLHRYIHASLQRQLLKRLKSM
- a CDS encoding ABC transporter ATP-binding protein — protein: MATVQLKGIGKVYEGGVRAVDNANIDIQDREFVVLVGPSGCGKSTTLRMIAGLEDITEGELYIDGKQVNDVPPKDRDIAMVFQNYALYPHMSVYDNMAFGLKIRKFDKAEIEKRVREAARILDIEELLDRKPKALSGGQRQRVAVGRAIVRQPKVFLFDEPLSNLDAKLRVQMRAEISGLHHRLKATMIYVTHDQVEAMTMADKIVVMKNGIIQQIGNPLTLYNKPANRFVAGFIGSPPMNFMTVKIVEEGKKLLMEEADFKAEIKGLYADLLREKGYVGKEVVFGIRPEDLAYETEEKAGITIKGEIGVIEPLGAETQVWVNTQKHQLIAKLDPDIAVKVGQQIFFTPNYEKANFFDLETENTIRKEE
- a CDS encoding chemotaxis protein CheD, which translates into the protein MHLLHNHSLGKDVAFLHPGDFHATGESILISTVLGSCVSVVLWDLRKQQAGMNHFMLPGEPKRVFYLDENGKYGMNAMELLINALMKMGSEKNQLVAKVFGGAMVLATTRSEALSISRANIDFAFNYLELEKIRIISSDVGGNQARKIILDPMTGKVLLKRLPHVRDTEIRSEESGYLDRLKQQEKNGAVVSFFQESKNEVKQ
- a CDS encoding aspartate kinase, encoding MQNMIVCKFGGTSMADAAQMRKVKSIIDLDRDRRVVVVSAPGKRSKDDEKITDLLYSCHKAASDGKAIAPYFSVIRERILAICKELSVVSDMASRLDEIEEKISSGASADYAASRGEYLSGLMMAGVLDATFVDPEEVVRLTADGRVDDATYPMVAEAMKGPGRYVIPGFFGSTSDGKVKTFSRGGSDISGAIAARAVDAKRYENWTDVSGILMADPRIVDTPPTITEITYREVRELASIGASVFHEEAIAPVRSVGVPINVRNTNDPQAPGTMILPSRDTAKRAVVGVSGKKSYRNLYVEKLMLDRYPGFRQELLTLLQERGIVPEFESKGFDSLSFLIPEAYVENDNAVLEAIRANLDPDEVAFRPSLALLGVVGEGILEKAGIAASYFLALQKANINVRFINYGGSEISLLIGVDADRYREALRALVEAAV
- a CDS encoding phosphohydrolase, which produces MNEVKRNEKSPKERALDRKLLAMTEGKAKETLQLLIEDEEIHAMQEYANTVSIRRLHFNDHGPVHMRKVALNALTMMNLLKEANVKLSLEEDEVGSFEESSVGVLLAAFLHDVGMTIGRQDHEHSSMIIAAPYIDAITQKLYPNDPVRRVITKSVALEGIVGHMAQQKIHSKEAGIILIADGCDMEKGRARIPMSMNTESHVGDIHKYSASAIEKVKIKKGEEKPIRIAVEMSASVGFFQIEEVLFSKINSSPVKDQIELIANVIGRDVKRYL